The segment tcacataaacgtattggaagcgatggcggtgttcttgactctgaagaggttacgtccgccaaagaactctcacataaagttagttctggacagcgcagtggtagtccattgcgtaaacaggggaggctccaagtcaagacatctgaatcatgttatggtagccatcttctccctggcggacaagttcagttggcacctctcctccacccatatagctggagtgagaaacgtcatagcagatgctctatcccgctcagttcctctggagtcggaatggtcactggacaacagttcgttccaatggattctccggagggttccaggtctgcaagtagatctattcgcatctcaagcgaaccacaaacttccatgttatgtggcccccaacctggaccctctggcctatgccacggacgccctgtccatagattggaacaactgggagaagatttatgtctttcctccagtgaatcttctcctgaaggtactgaacaaactcaggacgttcaagggtcaagtagctctagtagccccagactggccgaagagcaactggtaccctctgattctggaactgggtcttcgtcctcttcggattcccaatcccaggctctcccagtcagtacaaacgaagactgtgttcgcttcctcaggaattctcaaaaccctaactttatggacttcatgaagtttgcggctaaaagagatgcagataTTCCACGAAATAttgttttcttggaatctgataaaagagattcaactttgagacagtatgatgctgcagtcaaaaagttggcaatcttcctgagagattcagacattagaatcatgacaatcaattcagctatatcctttttcagatctttattcgaaaaaggcttagcagctagcactattacgacaaacaagtcagccttgaagaagatttttcaactcggtttcaacatagacatgacagattcttacttctcgtctattcccaaggcttgtgctagacttagacttcagtaaggcctacgtcagtgtccgtggttcttgaatgatgttctaaagctggcttcagaaacagacaatacgacatgttcattttataatgctcttaagaaaaactctatttttattaagcttggcttcaggagctagaatttcagaactgttggcgttatccagagatctgaatcatatagaatttcttccctcaggggaagttctactttccccggatcgtagctttttagcaaagaatgaggatcctttgttgaggtgggaaccgtggaaggttataccccttccgcaagatgtttctctttgtccagtatcgaccttacgagcctttctgtccaggacatcctcatcctcttcgggtcctctctttaggagagaaaaaaggTGTAACTTTCAatcaattaaaggtatcaggcaacagatcctgtactttattaaacaagccaaccctgattccttccctaaagctcatgatgtcagggcagttgccacctcaattaactatttccaacacatgaatttggatgatttgaaaaagtatactggatggaaatcgccgacagtatttaagcgtcattacttaaccctttaacgaccagagatcccatttgggatctttaaaacagctactttcgggtagtcgtggtgaacaagtttgagcttgtatgaaattgacgctttggcaactcatagctacactcctctgctcttcgaatcaaccaatcagaagccacCAGGCCCTCGCACAAAGACTGGAGGGCCTTCGACAGACACCTCAGTCGTGCGCAAGTTGGAAAACAGTCAAGACGTGCCGCAGTAACCTCCAAGTTTCCCCCCCCTCCGAACTTCGTAATCATGGTAAGCACACAgtgactgtgggatagtgaagcctagtgatatacttaccttttgatgttggtttgaagggctgtagtgttactgacgtgtcgtagtgacaaaaaaaaaaaagtatagatcccttgcgggatacttcggtcgttcttaggcggaccacgctcatcccatGAGGGATGTATCGGACCGTAACGGTTACAACGGCCAGTAGAATACGacgtcaagtaattttttttagtgcttgttttagacatttgtgaataattttaacaatatatctagatataatagtgatgatttatagatgttaggttcatgtgcatataaattattaccttacaagggattgaatgataggtttttgttagggaaagttacatttttctttcattacatgattttaaagttgtttttgATTTTTGCAGTTCCAAAGCAGTATGTTTTATGGGCAACGCAATGCTGCATTGGAGACTCAGGAACGTGTACCATGGGTAGCCCCTGACGACGCTGAAGGAAGTGATGTCGACGTGAGCCCTTTggacattgacagtgatgatgacgaccctacctacgttcctgacgaaggccttactCAGGACGATGCCTTTGACCCTCCTAACTCTAGAGGTTAGTATGagacatccttagagagagagagagagagagagagagagagagagagagaaatgtgttgtaaacattgtatttaaaagtctcgttgttataatggtatttaaatttgttgccctttaaatggtttgtaaacattgggtattttaaaaacttatttgtttacttgcatactcactgacatacacgtgcacacacatgcatactcacttgacatacacatgcatgcgcacacacacatttactgttttactaatgttactttattcttgtttcagctcgcaaggtcaatgttgttgtccctcaagcgatgcctatggaagaggaaggtgagcctaaccctaagaggtctcgtgctgatgaatggaagaaggaagacatTGATATCCGTGCCCTGCCCAACTTCATTCATCAGAAGCCTGACTATTTGAGGGAACCTTAtgaatatttctcccagttcttcACAACTGAATTGAGGGAACACATTGTGTATCATCCAACCTGTACTCAAGACAGAAGGATGTAGGCAGCAACTTCCACATGTCAGAAGAGGATCTCATGGTTTTCCTTGGCCTCATCGTGTACATGGGCCTGGTTCCTCTCCCTAGCATAGTTGACTTCTGGGCCGTGAAGACCAGGATTCCTCAagttgcagacttcatgtccaggaACCAACTTCAAGGCAATTCGATCTTCCCTTCACTTCAGCGACAATGACCAGGCAGCTGCATCCCAAGATCGGTTCTTCAAGGTGAGAGTCCCCTTCACCAAGGTCACCAGAGAGTTCCTGAAAGTTCCTGAGACTCCTATCCACTCCATTGATGAAGTGATGGTCGCCTATAAGGGCACAAGGGCTGGTAACCTTCGCCAGTATGTCGCAAAGAAGCCTGACAAGTGGGGCTTCAAGTTGTTCTGCCGCTCCAGTGTGGATGGGTTTTGTGGCATGATATTCTCATGTAACCCCCCAAGGGGAGACAACCTTTGTGAGCCACCATACTATGCTATCTGAAGAGGAGAAGCCATGTCTGTAACTTCCAAGTTTGTTGTCGCCTTAGTGAATACCATCAAGGACCCCAGAAACTCAGCAGTGTATGCAGACAACTACTTCACAAGTATAGGGTTGGCCAAGTACCTGAGATCACAGTATGGATGCCGGTATGTGGGCACTGCCAGGGAAAACCGAGTTGgtcatcctcccctgacgtctgtGAAGGAGATGAACAAGAAAGCGACACAAAGGGGACACTGGGAACTATGGTCGCTCTGATGGCATCCTTGTTGCAAGATGGAAGGACAACAGCGTTGTGACAATCTTGTCCTCTGATGTTGGTGTGGAGCCCATGGGAACAGTGGAGCGGTACGACAGGGCAGCCAAGAAGAAGGTTCCCATTCCTTGCCCATCTGTCATCCAGATGTACAACAACCGCATGGGGGGCATTGACAAGAGTGACATGTTGACACACCTGTACAGGACCCCCTTCAAAGCAAAGAGGTACTACATGAGGCTCTTTGCTTACCTCCTTGACTTGATCATCTGCAACGCCTGGATTTTGTACAAGAGGGATTGCCTGGGCTTTGCAGGAAAACCCCAAGCCGCTCAAGGACTTCCGTCTGGATATCTCCAATTGGCTCAGAAGCTTCAAGTCGTCAACCTTCAGAATAACCAggaattctcttggcaccagagatTTTACTTTGCCAAGAAGGGGCCAACGGGCAGTTGTGCCAAGTATTGAGACACGCCAGAATGCCACTGCCCTACACATGCCAAAGCATGTCTCCATGAGGCAGACTTGCAAgttctgttctggtgcaggccacatccacagatcccgctggatgtgtgaggattgcaaggtggccctttgccttactgaagaaaggaattgttttgctttgttccataagatttcgaaataagttgtttgttatgagagttgtttatagtgttttgtctatttttatactatttttgtattattttatttacagtgttttgtgtatttatatactatttttgtgtattcgagttttttttatagtgttttctgtatttttatactatttttgtatttattattgtatacttatttttatattaattaaattgtaaagccatatatgtgtttctattatacattgtggaacaaaaaaaagtgattcatcaataataatcatatgtttTGTGGGCgaatcaacattatttataaacttgaaaaagttgcCCGCACGGCCCAATAGATCCCATACGGGATGAGCGTTGTCCGCCTAAGGTCGGCCCGAGGCTCCCATACGGGATACTTCATTGCATGCAATTATTTTTCGCTTACTTTGGAATTTTGTAAAAGTGCACaagagtaaaaaggtcttgtatttactcatactataacatactaaaaggattttttaatatttcccataaaacccagggtggactttaaagggttaaagtccttggaatctctgaaattttcagcagttgcggcgggtaaaatagtttcccccgactctgcttaatcttaagttgaagatccagatctcctttctacctatctcagtcaacagtttgtctatacctaccatgttcatctacgtctaccttgagtcttagctgctcttgtgatggtacagtgggtgtcccttatttttttgctagggtcacccacaattgattgtatataatgatctctatgatgtggtccccttatttttatgctagggtgacacatctccaTTTATAATGGTTATGGGTTTTGTCTATTAAgatctataaatttatttaccatataacatgtataaaatttgtttatttacgaTATTGTATTCTAAGTTTGTTcagaatcattttatttattataattgctttatttactatGGTATGTAATAAGTATACACAgatgttaagttcaacatatattccatgtaagccctgtacatatatgttatcTTTAAGCTAATCTTAAGTATTTTCTAAATTGTATaaacaattgtgtatatatattttcttgcaattataataattttttttattttaagttttattgagaccttatttattttcatttacaatcttgtgctaattctctggtacgatttcgcgcagcgacacgaactgagcccagaaaagggattttgacgtaaggaaaaatctatttctgggcaattggttcgtgtcgcccagcgaaatcccaccctacccatccctgtgctcaagattgtctgctaacttcaggatggccaccagaggcacagcagtcggtagcgtggggtggagtagtagtagttgctgcccattcTGTGGTTCGGCTCCCCttttgtgggggttttgtcgtaggagatttctattggtaagaggttcgtggtagtggtctcactcgccctagtgttcataccgacgccctcttggagggtgagcgagtcagttatactgacctttttctttattttatttattctctggtatttgttagttcatttaccttagaaataatggattaaagggatatttcgcgcagcgacacgaaccaatcgcccagaaatagatttttccttacgtcaaaatccctttattatggaatttttataataaaactaatattaataatacttacc is part of the Macrobrachium nipponense isolate FS-2020 chromosome 6, ASM1510439v2, whole genome shotgun sequence genome and harbors:
- the LOC135216216 gene encoding uncharacterized protein LOC135216216, with product MFQSSMFYGQRNAALETQERVPWVAPDDAEGSDVDVSPLDIDSDDDDPTYVPDEGLTQDDAFDPPNSRARKVNVVVPQAMPMEEEGEPNPKRSRADEWKKEDIDIRALPNFIHQKPDYLREPYEYFSQFFTTELREHIVYHPTCTQDRRIDNDQAAASQDRFFKVRVPFTKVTREFLKVPETPIHSIDEVMVAYKGTRAGNLRQYVAKKPDKWGFKLFCRSSVDGFCGMIFSCNPPRGDNLCEPPYYAI